The following coding sequences lie in one Candidatus Nitrospira allomarina genomic window:
- a CDS encoding copper oxidase: protein MSDGVTRRQILATGAALAAGTLSAQLGQGEPLDPSRSRTDQTQTAKNSNKKFSRYSRYRPSFGGPPDSDEYLGKLVPGLRKSGLEPVPLETPDLEKLSWKMVNGVKEFELRCTPVSREFLPGKFMHVWGFNDSMPGPTMEAFQGERVRIIVHNELPEPTSVHWHGLELPVEFDGVPGVTQHLIPAGGTYVYEYDLHQTGTFFYHSHVAMQEAFGMVGFFIIHPRVAYDPPVDRDFGLIFQNFFIPPNSTTADSMRMDWNWHTINGRSGPYTTPLVCKHGERVRIRLIDFSPMQHHPIHIHGHTFWLTGTEGGRIPPTAWIPRNTTLVGVAMAQDFEFVAFNPGDWIFHCHMVHHMMNHMVRQVGPRIRGEEEVSKYLHSLPNRPPAKPVLESPAFGVPGYPQKMQSMEMSQEAMQQINARRETRGMRQKMARRRQRFNDGHAGLAG from the coding sequence ATGAGCGATGGCGTGACACGACGACAGATTTTGGCAACCGGAGCTGCACTGGCCGCAGGAACCTTGTCGGCTCAATTGGGTCAAGGTGAGCCACTCGATCCCTCCCGGTCCCGCACAGACCAAACCCAGACAGCCAAAAATTCCAATAAAAAGTTTTCCCGTTATTCACGCTATCGTCCCAGTTTCGGAGGGCCTCCGGACTCCGATGAATATCTGGGAAAACTTGTTCCTGGATTGCGAAAATCCGGGCTCGAACCCGTCCCACTCGAAACTCCAGACCTGGAAAAACTTTCCTGGAAGATGGTGAATGGTGTAAAGGAATTCGAGCTGCGATGCACACCGGTAAGCCGGGAATTTCTTCCCGGGAAATTCATGCATGTCTGGGGCTTTAACGATAGCATGCCCGGGCCCACCATGGAAGCCTTTCAAGGGGAGCGAGTTCGCATCATCGTCCATAATGAACTGCCGGAACCCACTTCAGTTCATTGGCATGGATTGGAACTCCCGGTGGAATTTGACGGGGTCCCCGGTGTCACTCAACATCTGATTCCAGCTGGCGGGACGTATGTTTACGAATACGATCTGCACCAGACCGGCACATTTTTTTATCATAGTCATGTGGCCATGCAGGAAGCTTTCGGTATGGTGGGATTTTTTATCATTCATCCCCGCGTGGCCTACGATCCTCCGGTGGATCGTGATTTCGGACTTATTTTTCAGAATTTTTTTATTCCACCCAATTCGACAACGGCGGATTCCATGCGCATGGACTGGAACTGGCATACCATCAATGGACGCAGCGGCCCTTATACCACTCCCCTCGTTTGTAAGCATGGTGAACGGGTCCGCATCCGATTGATCGATTTCAGCCCAATGCAACATCACCCGATTCATATCCATGGCCACACATTTTGGTTGACAGGCACCGAAGGCGGACGCATTCCTCCCACTGCCTGGATCCCAAGAAACACCACCCTGGTGGGCGTGGCGATGGCGCAGGATTTTGAATTTGTGGCGTTCAATCCGGGAGATTGGATCTTTCATTGTCACATGGTGCACCATATGATGAATCACATGGTGCGCCAGGTGGGCCCGCGCATACGCGGGGAAGAAGAGGTGTCGAAATATCTGCATTCTCTTCCTAACCGACCTCCGGCAAAACCCGTCCTGGAAAGTCCGGCGTTTGGCGTACCCGGCTATCCACAAAAAATGCAGAGTATGGAGATGAGTCAGGAAGCCATGCAACAAATCAACGCCCGGCGGGAAACTCGCGGGATGCGTCAAAAAATGGCACGAAGGCGTCAAAGGTTTAATGACGGTCATGCGGGTCTTGCCGGATGA